Genomic DNA from Dysidea avara chromosome 10, odDysAvar1.4, whole genome shotgun sequence:
ATACTGCGATATATTTAGGCCTTTGGGCAGAGAATCAGAACTTTAATAACAATGAAAACTTTGCAGAATACCTGCAGTAGAGAAGTAGACTTTTTTGTGATGTCAGGATCTAACTATAGATAAGCGATACTTAGGACAACCTTACGCCTGAGGCTTTTTTGAAATCAACTATTAtgtttttgagcaatgctccaaaattgTTCCTGTTAATGCACAGTTGTGCCCCATTACAAAATTAGCTCTATCAGAGTACAGTACCTATTCtcccagtgaatgttctattagggtattttcaacgactgttctattagactattagAGAACCTCAATATTTAATTGGTTGCAGGCCTACATAACAaatgtaacaagagttaatattaAATCTTGGTTACAGTGACTCAGCAGTTTGTCATCAGAATCCAGTTGTTTCATTTGACtaatagtgactgctctattagagtatattgatgtGATCTGTTACAGATTTATTAATTCAAATGTTATTGATGCCTGGGCTTATGTTTTGGCTATGAGTTGCTCCAGCAACATGTAGTTTAAGCATCCACCTAAGGAGTCACAAGCGCTGAGATCTGGAACCTCAACCTAAAGTTTAACAAATTGACTTTCCGCCAACCAGAGGACTTATTTAATAAGGATCGACCAGGCATAAATAAAGTAAACGGAACGGAACTGATTCCACATTAAGTGTGAAATGTACAAACAGGGTAAAAAAGGACTTTAGTTAAAAGATGCAGATTACTGCTAACGTAATAGATTACTGGTTGTTCTATTTCAATTATTAGCACAAGCTTACAGTAGAAATAACAATAATACAGTAGATTAACATGGGTTACCACCCAAGTGTGTAGTGCTTCTCATTTTACAGTATGAAGAATACCATATCACTACTACTGTCAAAGCAAAAATTCCACTTTTTTAAATAGTGGACTCTTGATATCAGTATTGTACACGTTACTCACCTTTAACCCTCTCCAATTCCTTCCTGTGTCGGTTCGACTGCAAGAATACACCAGCTGCTAAAGATCACAATGTCATAGTAACTAACCTTCATATTGGACCGGCAGTTCATCAGACAGCAAGGAAACAAAATGGCTGCTAGTGTCCCAAGAAATGCATACAGAGTGGCACTATCCTAAGAAGACAGCACATTAAGTTCCTGAAATAatcaatacagtgaaacctctcttaacaaactctaaAAGACTCAATATAAATCTCTAATATACGGACAAAAAAACTTTCAAGTCTGGTCCCATTCATTTCATCTCTGAAAGATGTTGCAGGAAAAATGGGTCACAATTGCTTGGTCCTAGAGTGGCCAGTATAGAGAGGTGTCCACTGTACCATAGTTACCATATCAAGCAGCAGTTCAGCTAAACCAGCTGGCAGGTAAGGGGCAAGTGCATCTTGCAACCAACCATGATGTCCTGTTGTCATAGTAACACATTAtatcacatgacatcacaacACATACCAGTGACATCATCATCGCCATTGTGATGTGAAGCAGCATCATCACCATGGTAATAATGTGCAGCGACATTATCATCACTATGGTGATGTGAGGTAATATCATCACTATGGCGATGTGTGGTGATATCATCATCACTATGGTGATGTGAGGTGACATCATCACTATGGCGATGTGTAGGATGTGGCTTGTGATAAACCTCCACCGTTGGCTCATCAGTGTGGTCATCAAGATGATGTGTGACAGTAGTCATGGATACAGAAGGCGTGACCAAATGTTCAGACACATCAGGCGACACACCTCCTCCAGCAGTATAGTGATGCTGTGGTGGCTCCTGTGTATTATGTGCAGGGTGGCCATATTGGGGGTTAGCTGTGTTCAAATCTTCCTCATATTGTTGATGGGGTAGTGGTGTAGTGTGAGCTCCatcttcattgaaagtagtAGTAGTCTCAGTATCTCTTAGTGAATCAGTGTGTTCTTCAGGTTCATTAGACATTTCTTTATATTTCTCTCCTCCATCCTCTTGCATTTCTAAATTGTTCTCTCCACCACTTTCGTACTTCTTTTGTATTTCCAAATCTTCCCCCCTGTCTTCCCTTCCACCCTCATATTTTTCATGTGTCTCTAAATCTTCTCTTTCATCTTCCTCATCTCTGTGAAGGTCTTTATCTCTTTGCTGCATCTCTGAATCAATCTCATCCCTCCCAACATCAGTAGTTGTCTCAATATTCTGTTCTTCATAATTCTGTCCACCACTTTGTTCTAGCTGTTCATCTGTGTCCCTTCTCTCAGGTTCTGTTGTTGGAACATCTCCATTGTGTATTTCATTGTGTTTCTCTATTTCATCCCCATATTTTGGTATTTCACCATCATATTTGGGTATCTCATTGTCATGATTTGGTATTTCATAATCTTTTTTCATCTCTTCTACATGCTCAAACACCCTATCATTAGATATATCATTGTGTTGTTGGTCATGTTCCATTCCACTTAACCCTCCACCTGTTGGCTCCTCTGTAACTGGTACCTTGTGTGTCTCTTCCTCCATGGTTACTGGTGTTGTGGTAACCGATGCCATGGTAACACTCATAACATGTTCAGACTGGTCAACATGTTCAGTTGTTACCGGTGATGGTTCCACATCACTAGTAGTGTATGAAGGGAACTGTGTCACATAATCCTCTGGTCTGTCCTGATAACCTGGTCTATCCTGCTGGTTCAGCCTATCTTGTTGATCTGGTCTATTGTGATCCTCTGGTCTCTCTAGACCGTCAAGTCTCTCTTGTTGGTCATGGACATCAAGTGTATCATGATAAGCTAGTCCGTCTGGTCTAACTTGATCATCATGCCTACTGTGATCATATGGTCTTTCATGATGAGCTGGTATCTCCTGATGTTCCAGTTGATCTTGATTCTCAATGTGATGGTCCTGTTTGCTATGATCTAGCATTTCCTGATCAATTTGCCTCTCCTGATCAAGTGTCTTGCGTTCATCTGACCTATCCTGATGATCTGGCATATCTTGATGTCCTTGATTACCATTGACCTGGTAATCTGACTCATCTTCAGCCTGATGGTCTCGTCTCTCTTGATCATCTGGTGGCTGTTGCTGATTTAATTGCTTTTCATAAAGTTCCTCCCAttccacatcatcatcatcatcatcatcgtcatcatcatcattcgCTGCTAATTGTTTTGCAATCTCTTCAAATACCCTTGGGTCTTCCTCCTCTGGGAATTTCCTTATATTCCCAATACCATCATCAATTGGGTAATTCCCATCACTTGTACTAGGAATATCCTCACTTTCAGTATGTGGCTTATCCTCAAGAGGGGGCTTATCAGCATGTGCCTCATCAACTTGGTTGCCATGGGTACTAGATGGTGGTTGTTGCTGGCTTGACTCCATCTCTTCATATCCATGACTACCAGTAGCAGCAGCTCCAGTGGTGTGGTCCATACTCACACCTTCACTGCCACCATCACTGCTGTATTTTTTGtgttcatcttcttcattgTCATCACCTTTGCGTGTGACATCTTCACTGTCATCTTTGTGTATGATGTCTTCCTTTTCTTCACCAtaatcttcatcatcatcatcatcatcctctTTTTCCTCATTTATAACCTCCTCGCCATCATAGTTCTTgtactcatcatcatcatcatcatcatcatacaaGTCTCTTTCATCTTCCTCCTCATCTTTATTACCTTCCTCTATCCTGTCATCAGCAGCCTCATCATCACGAGGAACCTGTTCCACAACATCCACACCAACTCGTTCATCCTGTTCTACACTAACTGCTTCAACTTGTTCATTAAATGGTTCGTTCCATTGTTCACTTCTACCAACCTGTTCAGGTTGGCCATTGTCTTGTATGGTTTCCCACTCTTTATTAACTCCACCAGTGGGTGTGACTACATTGTCATGTGATTCCTGTCCTCTGGCATCATGTGATCCTCCAGCTGGTTCACTCACAATAGGAGATGGTGTTAAATGTGCTGCTGCATCACCATTGTTATCAGTGACTTCCTGATCAGGTGAGGCTCCACCTCCATCATTTACCTAATAAGGGAAACCACCACAAGGTGATAATCACAATAATGACATCCCCTACCTCATCCTCCACTACCATGAGATTATCACATGTCACAGTCTTCTCCATGATCATCCTCTGAGGGACGTATCCCTTCTTGTTGCCGTACTAAACAAGACAGTAACTAGTGACCTTATTAAAGAACACAGGGGAGCTTACTGGCAAGCTACATGTATGTGCTGCTAACAGACCCTGGTGTGAATTTTAGAAGATTTCTAGTGAAactgtgcatactgcatcacAAGAAAGGATGatgccagaggtaatgttttcgaCTGGACGCgtgcccaactatcaattactgactcaaaagtgaagtggccattatgcttcgcttcagatatgttcagcctgtttttCACAGTGcaacaaatgaagaacagtagaagtaactctgcaatcaatccaggcagtcaccatggaaaatacggatgattcccatttacaaatgtagggaagccatcgcaCTActatgaatcgacaccttgggctgtcagcaaaatgaaatggaacataaaggaggacaaatgtaagtccatgatgtgtgcattgtaatttggtatgccaaaaggcacctgtagggctgaagcaatgtcgaacagtaaaaaaattaaGCCAGTAGTATTagtcattatcgagttacgcttcagcatcaggaaggcaggcaggcag
This window encodes:
- the LOC136237276 gene encoding melanoma inhibitory activity protein 2-like isoform X1, translated to MKMAGCYVLLVLLVSVELCWSARLCCDPACSGVISYGTTITRHISKDPDYLSFPRNALVEVYAKNNEDDPDVWLVKYGNKKGYVPQRMIMEKTVTCDNLMVVEDEVNDGGGASPDQEVTDNNGDAAAHLTPSPIVSEPAGGSHDARGQESHDNVVTPTGGVNKEWETIQDNGQPEQVGRSEQWNEPFNEQVEAVSVEQDERVGVDVVEQVPRDDEAADDRIEEGNKDEEEDERDLYDDDDDDDEYKNYDGEEVINEEKEDDDDDDEDYGEEKEDIIHKDDSEDVTRKGDDNEEDEHKKYSSDGGSEGVSMDHTTGAAATGSHGYEEMESSQQQPPSSTHGNQVDEAHADKPPLEDKPHTESEDIPSTSDGNYPIDDGIGNIRKFPEEEDPRVFEEIAKQLAANDDDDDDDDDDDVEWEELYEKQLNQQQPPDDQERRDHQAEDESDYQVNGNQGHQDMPDHQDRSDERKTLDQERQIDQEMLDHSKQDHHIENQDQLEHQEIPAHHERPYDHSRHDDQVRPDGLAYHDTLDVHDQQERLDGLERPEDHNRPDQQDRLNQQDRPGYQDRPEDYVTQFPSYTTSDVEPSPVTTEHVDQSEHVMSVTMASVTTTPVTMEEETHKVPVTEEPTGGGLSGMEHDQQHNDISNDRVFEHVEEMKKDYEIPNHDNEIPKYDGEIPKYGDEIEKHNEIHNGDVPTTEPERRDTDEQLEQSGGQNYEEQNIETTTDVGRDEIDSEMQQRDKDLHRDEEDEREDLETHEKYEGGREDRGEDLEIQKKYESGGENNLEMQEDGGEKYKEMSNEPEEHTDSLRDTETTTTFNEDGAHTTPLPHQQYEEDLNTANPQYGHPAHNTQEPPQHHYTAGGGVSPDVSEHLVTPSVSMTTVTHHLDDHTDEPTVEVYHKPHPTHRHSDDVTSHHHSDDDITTHRHSDDITSHHHSDDNVAAHYYHGDDAASHHNGDDDVTGHHGWLQDALAPYLPAGLAELLLDMDSATLYAFLGTLAAILFPCCLMNCRSNMKSNRHRKELERVKASCRGYEEKIASLENDKDQLQRNYNTEQAKRQSTEESLSTERQNIMMLQQANNEANLSLTHLQTQLQQCQQQVDQLVGELTNERQLHANQLASTQDAQQQLITTGAQLQQVTQQVAELEATREQLEQDLFTAKQSLEELQSAHVKVQQLHEEASQRCDGLDGELVTVRDNLRTSEVCVKEKDDELKLLRECLQQLQSDDSEGEDDQTTNGGGDVEKKTLKNSKLERVQAMLDTTKVQTELRTVREERDTFQQQLQSQIFTSQQLEGELHQTKTELEQLQTNKDELSARHSETQIKLKALTEYFETKEQNLHRKLGVEEAARQEIETREATAKEKVSLAEEERVKERMELQQLRQHMSDIEKSLMQQVSTNEKRAQDALSQLRRTEQELRLANREINMLKKNRLPGNDGSRPDSPGSVSSVSLPPGPRQRYSPQPERYQEPVPVRRRPPSTGPRMDLTSRPLSAPRFPRTSSPSEYDHQRPLSTRQLNDTYPGPPRSLPQPHPSRDSYSLDDRDRPLMRGPEGKGYSLPPHSLHHPGNLPPPRLPMDTRPMPMSDKPPFVRSGGDYRHPPPPRPTQPPHPIRADHPMMGPPHHRPSYHPPGHRFPPDGPSYPPPVRRPGPPPQDVRQEPVKGSEQQQHKMEV
- the LOC136237276 gene encoding melanoma inhibitory activity protein 2-like isoform X2; protein product: MKMAGCYVLLVLLVSVELCWSARLCCDPACSGVISYGTTITRHISKDPDYLSFPRNALVEVYAKNNEDDPDVWLVKYGNKKGYVPQRMIMEKTVTCDNLMVVEDEVNDGGGASPDQEVTDNNGDAAAHLTPSPIVSEPAGGSHDARGQESHDNVVTPTGGVNKEWETIQDNGQPEQVGRSEQWNEPFNEQVEAVSVEQDERVGVDVVEQVPRDDEAADDRIEEGNKDEEEDERDLYDDDDDDDEYKNYDGEEVINEEKEDDDDDDEDYGEEKEDIIHKDDSEDVTRKGDDNEEDEHKKYSSDGGSEGVSMDHTTGAAATGSHGYEEMESSQQQPPSSTHGNQVDEAHADKPPLEDKPHTESEDIPSTSDGNYPIDDGIGNIRKFPEEEDPRVFEEIAKQLAANDDDDDDDDDDDVEWEELYEKQLNQQQPPDDQERRDHQAEDESDYQVNGNQGHQDMPDHQDRSDERKTLDQERQIDQEMLDHSKQDHHIENQDQLEHQEIPAHHERPYDHSRHDDQVRPDGLAYHDTLDVHDQQERLDGLERPEDHNRPDQQDRLNQQDRPGYQDRPEDYVTQFPSYTTSDVEPSPVTTEHVDQSEHVMSVTMASVTTTPVTMEEETHKVPVTEEPTGGGLSGMEHDQQHNDISNDRVFEHVEEMKKDYEIPNHDNEIPKYDGEIPKYGDEIEKHNEIHNGDVPTTEPERRDTDEQLEQSGGQNYEEQNIETTTDVGRDEIDSEMQQRDKDLHRDEEDEREDLETHEKYEGGREDRGEDLEIQKKYESGGENNLEMQEDGGEKYKEMSNEPEEHTDSLRDTETTTTFNEDGAHTTPLPHQQYEEDLNTANPQYGHPAHNTQEPPQHHYTAGGGVSPDVSEHLVTPSVSMTTVTHHLDDHTDEPTVEVYHKPHPTHRHSDDVTSHHHSDDDITTHRHSDDITSHHHSDDNVAAHYYHGDDAASHHNGDDDVTGHHGWLQDALAPYLPAGLAELLLDMDSATLYAFLGTLAAILFPCCLMNCRSNMKSNRHRKELERVKASCRGYEEKIASLENDKDQLQRNYNTEQAKRQSTEESLSTERQNIMMLQQANNEANLSLTHLQTQLQQCQQQVDQLVGELTNERQLHANQLASTQDAQQQLITTGAQLQQVTQQVAELEATREQLEQDLFTAKQSLEELQSAHVKVQQLHEEASQRCDGLDGELVTVRDNLRTSEVCVKEKDDELKLLRECLQQLQSDDSEGEDDQTTNGGGDVEKKTLKNSKLERVQAMLDTTKVQTELRTVREERDTFQQQLQSQIFTSQQLEGELHQTKTELEQLQTNKDELSARHSETQIKLKALTEYFETKEQNLHRKLGVEEAARQEIETREATAKEKVSLAEEERVKERMELQQLRQHMSDIEKSLMQQVSTNEKRAQDALSQLRRTEQELRLANREINMLKKKLPGNDGSRPDSPGSVSSVSLPPGPRQRYSPQPERYQEPVPVRRRPPSTGPRMDLTSRPLSAPRFPRTSSPSEYDHQRPLSTRQLNDTYPGPPRSLPQPHPSRDSYSLDDRDRPLMRGPEGKGYSLPPHSLHHPGNLPPPRLPMDTRPMPMSDKPPFVRSGGDYRHPPPPRPTQPPHPIRADHPMMGPPHHRPSYHPPGHRFPPDGPSYPPPVRRPGPPPQDVRQEPVKGSEQQQHKMEV